The stretch of DNA ATgcttcaagaaaaaaaaaactagttcaTATGAAATTACTATTAAATCTCAACTAATAATGTCGAATGTGactaagaaataaaaatttatagttCAAACCCTACAACTTGAAACATATATAGTTCATATGAAAACCTAACTAATTGTATTTACTTTCATTAAcgaattcaatttttctctaTCACGTCCTTCAATATCATCTAGTTAAactaacaataacttatgaatttaaatttcgacaatcaaGCATATCAAGAACAATATAaaaagttcatttacaaaattgtagtattttttaaaatgagatgaatcaaatattaattatttaaatcaaaatATCTTAAAAAGTATAATTCGGAGAAGGcaacaataaatttaagaaCAACGTTCGTTTCACTCCGAAACGAGCCAtaagataaaagtaacgaatattttgacataaaaatcaaatttgagaTTCTTATAtttggacaaactttttataatgctcTATACATATTTGtaaaatcatcataaatacaCATCGACTTAACAACATTACTAAAATTGCACGCGTATAAATTTTGTAGggatgaaaaaattaaatttagtattTTTGCTGAgacaaaaaaacttatttaaccttaTAAAATATTACGAATCACTAAAAATGaacaatattacaataaaatatacacatattaaaaattataagtttttatcttaaaaaagtaaatgtattttaataattatatatatatatatatatcaatggTTAAactgtaaataaatatttaaaatttataaactaataatgttaaaaaaaatgaaaggtaataatattaaaatattgaaaccATAGTTGCATCcaataatgataaaaaagttgttaaaatcatactttttttttaagaatatatCATAtgtgttattatattattttataggatatctatacataatattaaaatatttgaatcttgttaaaacaaatgttaaaattataagttgaaagatttgatgtcgatttgatttattgtggaacatgattgaagatacatttgaaaatattaaaaagtagtgtttaatttataaaaaagaaaaatagtagtgttttaatatagaaattaaaatttaataaagaaacaaaatctgctttAAATGCTTGCCACTTGTTAACCATCTCAGCGATGTACCGATACACGTCCACGTAATATGTGTACCAAAGTGTTCACCAAAAAATATTTAGGGTTCAAATTATTCATTTAACCTACCTCTAGTGATCCAGCCTGTATTTTATCCAAACTCGTTCAAATTTACATCTAATCATATTCAAATCTAGAGTGATTTAATTCAGATATAAATTTATGATTAACAAATTCATAATCCGTTGTTGTATATTGCCTTAAAATTGAAAGCAGAAAACAAAACAGGTTTTAGGGGTTGCAACCTGCGCTAGGCGCAATGCCCCCTGTTCTAGGCACAATAGTTGAGCACGGATGGAGCCTGCCTCCTGGGAGCTCCGCGAGGCGCAATGTTTCCTGGAGTTGGCGTGGGCACGCACATATAAATAAGTGTTGTGCGTTTTTCTTATGCTTGTAAATAgggttttaggttttttttttttttgccaatacAAAGGTTAGAGATATAAAGAGAATTCTCTTGGGCATAAGTTGGGGATTGATTTATCACATTGagaaacactttcatattgaatttcttgacTACGGAAAGAAATTCGGGCAAAAGGTAgttggtcacgggaagaaaaTCAGACAAATGGTAGAATTAAGATCAAGGATAATTTTGGTAATCTCTTTGGAAAATTTGTGGAACAGAGAGCTACTCTCTCCCTTAGAGTAGGTCATTTTTTACCGAACTGGGTAAATAATATTCTGTCTTCTTTATTCTTCTAAGTGTTTAACTTTTGGTTTGTGATTAATTATCGTTTTCGCTTTATTTGGTTGCTTTAACCGTCAAGGTTAATGGTGTGAAGTCTACGAATTCACAACATCTGTAAATATAacccattcaaaaaaaataagtgatttattttttaaaaaaaagtatttaataatataatttaacacttttttatatgttattattaatttaaaaagtatttccttaaaaaaaattaattgaaaaagtatttgaaattttgaatttaattcaaGTGTTAAAATTTGATATCATAGAATTTGCTATGGTGAGACTGAGATCTATATGTGATCCTCATTCTTCTCAAGAACCCTAATCTGCAAGCAATGTTATGTATGCATGAAATCTTCTCAAATCAATGGTGGGACCTAAACGACACTTCCTCCCAATAATCCTCATCACTCTCGCCGCATTCATTTTCTACACTTACCACAACACTTCTCTCCCATCTTCAATCATTGattcaaaccctaatttcacTCTCAGAAACCCAATTCAAATAAACCCTAATTCCATCATTTCCCCCAATTTCACTTTCCTAATCAAAGTCCTTGCCTTTAATCGATTTGATTCCGTTTCTCGCTGCCTCCGTTCTCTTGCTGCCGCTGATTACCTCGGTGATCGTGTCCATCTCCATATCTACATTGATCATTTTGCTTTTTTGACTGATGATGATTCTGTTGATTCGAAGCTGAGTGAATCGCGGAGGATTTTGGAGTTTGTTGATGGGTTTGATTGGAAATTTGGTGAAAAAGTTGTGCTTTATAGAACTGGGAATGTGGGTTTGCAAGCACAGTGGTTGGAAGCTTGGTGGCCTAGTTCAGATGATGAGTTTGCTTTTGTAGTTGAAGATGATTTGGAGGTTTCTTCGCTTTATTATGAGTTTGTTAAGACGGTGATTGTGAATTTCTATTATAATGCTTCTAATTATAGTCCTTCCATTTTTGGTGTTACATTGCAACGTGCAAGGTTTGTTCCAGGTaccatttttgttttattttctttgcttTAAAATAAGGTAGAGTTGTTGCAATGGTTGGAATTGTTATTTACATTGTGATTTATAGTTATAGGCAGAGTTTTAAGTTGTATTCTCGATTCTTGGTATTGTAGAGATTTGCAGTAATATGCGGCCGATGCAGTATCAATATGGTTGTGTTATAGTCGTTGGAACATaaaaaaccattttgttgtggtctAGATCGCGGCTGTGGACATCTTTATAACCTTGGTTATAGGTTCAAGTTATGCAATCAGTCATTTTTAAATACAAGATCATTATATAAGGCTTTCTACAATGCTCACGAGGAGTGTAACTCTTCTGTTGATTCCTACATATCAGGAATTTCATAGGATAAGATTGTCCTTTATTTTTGCTTTAAAATATGTCACCTGGTTGTTGATAGCTAATGGAGATTAGATGTCGGGTGAATTTGGTTAGTGGGTACTTCGTGGATAATAAGATATTGGAGAGGAAAGAAGCAAGGCTTTCCTTGTGTAAGCGAATCCCCCATTAAGGATAGATATAAGAGTGGTCAGGAGTGTGTGCAAGGCTGAGCATAATGTATTGTTTGTTGCCTGTGCTATTTGTGAGAGAGATAGAATAAAATTGGTGGTCAGGGATGCTTAGCATATTGGTCATTGTTTGCCTGATATATGAAGTGAATTACTTAGCTAGAGTCGTCATATTGTTATTTGTCAATTTTGCTAATGATATCTGGGGGAAGGAAGCTGcatattattactatttgaCCTTGTTTCACAAGGGGTGTTTACTATGATCCTCTGTTGTAGTGGCAGTGACAGTTGGATCATGCGTTGATGAGTCTTTTGTAGGATAAGAAACTTGGTATTATGAGAAGCCAATGTTTCAATGAACAAGAGAATATGGGGTTTTTTGTGTTAGTTGTCCTTGTTGTCAATCTCTCAAGTTAACGCAAAATCATACAAATCCACAATTCTAggtatcaaaattaaattaaaagttgttgtgTAAACTTCAGTACACACACACAGACTCGTTTCAACTTGCATAGATTCATGAGTTTTAAGATGATTGAATGAGGCTTCAGCGTAACGATTAGTTTTCCCCTATACCTAAAATGACAATGGTTCAGTGCTTTTTAAAACCCATTATACATTGGCTGAATGATAAGGCTCCACTGTTAACTAAACATTAACTTCACAGTTGTAGCACTTGAATCCATAGATGCATCTAACGCCTCAGTGTTGTGAACGCATATACAATGGAGGTAAATGATATTGTATTGAGTCTCAAACCTATAGCCCATAAGACAAAGTCATGAACCAGAAAACATGAAGAAACTATTGTTGTTGTAACCTGCAAGCTTGCAATGGACCCAACAGACCATTGGGGTAAATGAACCCAAGTTACCCAACTCCAATGAGCTGAAATTTTGCTTACTTAGCCGAATCCGGCTCACAACAAGGGGAACCCAATTCCACCATCCTTCActctttattaattttgaaatttctggCGATTTGTCAATATGTCTATCGCTTTTGAACTTGTTATGTAACTTACGTTTTCTTGTATGCTACGTTGTGAAAGTATCTTGTCATTTGTGAACCTGTCAATCAATTTTGCATAACGATGCTATGTTTGTGTATTCTGGTCTGGTCACAACTAAAGTGCCACCAAGttcaatccttttttttttgtgttattgtCAAGTTTGGTTAATGAGTTACAAAACTCAAAAGTCAAACAAAGGTTAATACCTTTTTTTGTGTTCTTTGCGTTATTGCTGCCTTTGTAATTGTATTCTACTTGTTCATTATCTTGTGAATTTCTATACAGTAATGTTGACGATGCAAATTGGTTTCTGGTTTGCAGGTAAGCATGGCAATAAATTGCAGTTGGATGACCAGACACGACTTTTTTTATACCAGTTGGTTGGTACGTGGGGGCAAATTCTCTTTCCAAAGCCATGGAAAGAGTTCAGATTGTGGTATGACAAAAACAAGGCAAAGGGAAATAAACCATTTCTTGAAGGGATGGTAATAAAATCTTCAAAGAATAAATGTCTTGTTCTTCGCTCTTATTCAATTCTCAGGTATACATGAGCAGTTCATTCCTAATTTTCGTTCTGAAAAATTGTACAGGTGACTACAGGATGGTATAAGAAGATAGGGGAGAAAATATGGACACCTTGGTTCATCAAGTTTATTCAATCTCACGGTTACTTTAATATCTATGCAAATTTTTTGCATGAGAGAGCATTAAGTGTCTCTCACAGAGATGCTGGAGTAAACTATGGGAAAACTGCTGGACCTGATTCTCAGTTACTAGAAGAAAGATCCCTAGATTTCAATATTTTGGAAATGCAGCCTTTGAGTAGTTTAAAATGGTTTGACTTTTGTTTCAGAGAAGTACGTCCCGGAAGGCATGTGAGGAACGTCGAAGAACTTGGAGCTTTGCTTCATTCTCTACAGAAACGGGATAGTATTTTCTTAGTTAATCTTTTAGGGGTATCAGATGCTGTAGTAAGAAACTTACTATGCCACTTTGAGAGGCTAAATATAAGAAATTATATACTCATGGGTCCTCCATCTGATTCCTTATTCGATCTGGCTAGGAGGGGACATCCTGTAATCAATGTAGACCAATTTGTAAGTAGCATTGGGATGAATAAATTGACTTTGCAAGGTTCGAGTTTAGAGACCATAAAGGGTATTGTGGCAAAGGCTTATGTAATTAAAAAGTTTATTGAAAATAAGTATAACACATGGGTTTTGGATGGGAGCATGCTTCTCACTTCTGATGTATTGCTCGAGTCTGGAGATCCCAAGGACGACTTCTGTGTTGCGAACAATTTGGAACTCTTTTATGCTAAAAGCTCACCGTCCAGTGAGAAAATCTGGACTAATGGCTTTGTGTCGAAAGTTGTTGCCATGGCAGACTCTTTGGGGAGAAAAGACTCTACAACCCTGAGTTTTGTGTATATTGTACCAAAATTATTGGAACAGAACGGTGCGAGTATTAGAAGAGTCGACGAGACTTCTTTTGGCATGAAGATTGGGTCAAGTGGTCTTGGTAAATCTTCTCTAGGAGATAAAAAATTGGTATATTGGTCAACTGAGATGGAGCTGAATTCGATTCAGAAACGGCTCGAAGAGTTGAATTTATGGAGTATAGACAGTGAATTATCATGCACAGCTGTGATTTGTCACAAGTCATAGCTTTTTATGGCAGTTAGAAGCAGTTCtacattttacttttcttataatatttgagttttttttttcttctttctttccaaTTTAGCTTATATATATTCTTTGTTCTCATTTTGTATTATCAGTTGTATCAAATTAACTTGTCAATATGAGGCTTAAGATGGAATGGAATTAAACAGTGAGTTGAATTTTGTGTTCAGGATtgaaatatttgcttttatagtAATCTTCCACTACAATTTTGTGTCCAGAATTTTGTGTCCAGAATTTTGTGTTCAGGATtgaaatatttgcttttattgAAATATTTGTCCTGTTATGTTATTCTGCGTTTCCCCCATCTGCCAAAGCTAGCCACAGTTACAGAAGACATGAATCAATTCTGTCAACCGCATAACCAAACACATACGAAatgaattttgtttaaattgaaacacaaaaaatataaaagaatgaCACAAAATAATGACTACTTTGGAAACAATTCcttgttttttaaattgttaAGAGTGCTAGAAACACTCTTTTTTATCAGTTTCTCTGCCGTCTCTCTTTAATTGGTTGAACTTAATGTGAATCTCTAGTTTTGAAAATAGATCTTACATAAAGTTATAAAGTGATTGTTAAGAGAATGTTATAAGGAGAATTTTGTTTGTACTCCttcataaattgttttttgtgGGATTTCCACCAACAAAGGATTTTAGAGGAGCAAAGAAGATACACGAGAATAAAAGAGTCGATACAGAAATATTATTTCATTGAGGGATATTTTAggaacatttttatttttaaagtgaaagtagttaaatttgattataattgaGATCAAAACaccaaatatgtattttttgttgtttatatatTCGAGATTAGAGCGAATACATACATTGATTTATTGAACCATTAAgatgatacattttttttttatatgaattaagATGATACATTAATAAACATTTTAAGTGGTTATAGACTTACATTGGTTAAAGGGAGCAaagtaaaatgaataaattttttgaacaaataaataaattaaggttatgctataaattataagtttatttttttcgcacaaaattatatatttttttagattctttaatgtgtttttaaaaaattataaatttattaaaatacatcaaagaaaatattctttttatgtAAACTGATAAAAACATGCTTAAAAGTAGTTCAGTTGAtaattacctaaaaaaaattagactaaacaactaaaaaaatatagaaaatgcGCAACATCGTCGCGAAACAATGattaagtaaataaaaataaatttttaaaagtaatgcatttaatgttttaaaatttttttaaaaaatatttttctatttaaaatttttgcatttatttttattttcttaactatTATCGGAAGTCACTATTTATTCagggtaaattctaatatggatcacttcatcaagtggttcatggtggaccagtcatgaataacattataacgaatacgaattttacaaaatccaccgttggattcaaagcttatatcatatagatcatccatgaaaaaatttagaaaaattgaaaatcatttgaaatgttattgagacacatcaagattaagggtttattaaataacgtaaatctcgatgaatctcaataacatatcaaatgattttcaaaaattttttaaaaatttatggatgatctatacgatataaactttcaatccaacagtgaattttgtaaaattcatattcgatagATCAGTTGTCCacggtggtccaccgtagcctTAGCCTTTATTCGGcattacccaaaaaaaattattgtatgatttgaaaaaagaaaaatgacagTGCAATGAAATTAAATTAGGGATTCTGAATTTCTGATAGCAACAAAACGAAAGAGAAAACGCATGGAAAGTGAAGCTCCAACAATGGAGAATAATCCTAAAATTTCAGCCTATTACCAAACGAGGTTAGCGCACTTCGGCGTCGTCAGTACAGAGTGGTTAGCTCAGGCTCAATCCGCAACAAACCCTCTTCCATCATCATCAACCGATTCAGATACTGATAAAGTTACCAATTTCTCTGTAATCGATGAATTCAACCGGTGGCGTAGTCATCCCGATTTGGCCGAAGCTGTTGCCGCAATTCGTGCCCTTGCTGCTGTTATCAGCTCTAGCAAAGCTTCTACTATGATGCAACTCGAAATTGAACTCAAAAATGCCTCTGATACTCTTAAAGTTTGCATTTTTATccttttcttgtttttcttaatttagTAAATTAAGAGTGTGTTTTTGGTTAGAATCTGTTTGTGAATAGTTTTTGGTTAGAATAGTATTTGGGAAATGATGCTGAAAATGATACTATGAAGTACTACTAGTCTAGGAACTATAAAGTACGGGCACAGACACGGATACCTGAAACGATACCGACACAtagaagtgattgaatgtaaccacGTGTGTTAGTTTCAGTGTTATACAATGGACATGTTTGACACTTAGACACCTTATATATGAAATGTCAATGCTACATTATGGATCTGTTTGGactgacttatttgagcttatttactggtataagttttgtgagactgtttgggagaacttatgaaaatagattatgacaattttcataagttttttcagcttattttcataagttctccaatatagTATATGAAAACAGATTTTGGTATATATAAAAgcaatttatctttattttatttgttgctaTAAACTtagcttatgtaagcttatacataagcgcttatcatgataagtgctTGTGCTATAAGccgcaaataagttgtttatccaataAGGTTTTTAGgaaagtttattaaaaaaaaaaagcttgttTCATAAAAATAGTCTATGACATATTCATAATCTGTTTTCGGCTTATTTCAATAAGGTTTTCAggatattttataaaaacaGCAGTTTAACTACATTTTGTGATAAACCGTAACCCTTTAATCATACATATAAGCACTTGTGTGATAGACCCTATAGTCAATTAAATGTACCCTAAATgagatatgaaaaaaaaataatagtgttGAAAAATAGGAAGTGGtagtttttatttcttttatatttttgaattatcTAGTTTTGTGATGAATTTGTTATGTTGAATGTGGGTTAAATCTAACGTTTACATTAACAGGCATGGGATACAACCTCTATCTCATTGACAGCGGCATCTGATCTGTTTATGAGATACGTGACAAGGACCTCTGCTTTGGAATTTGAAGACTTCAACTCTGCTAAATCTCGCTTGATTGAGCGTGCTGACAAGTTTGGGGAAATTTCCTACAAGGTTTGTTTCTGTGTGTGTTGTTCGTTGTGGTGTTAACTCTTTCTTACTCCTGATGGTGCCTGAATtggttatttgtttgtttttttttttgtaggctCGCAAAATTATTGCAATGCTTAGTcaagattttatatttgatgGTTGTACCATTTTGGTTCATGGTTTTTCCAGAGTTGTCTTTGAAGTTCTTAAACTGGCTGCACATAATAAGAAACGCTTTCGGGTCTTCTGcacaggttttttttttctctctctctctctctctgtctaAACTCTTTAGTACATGTTTGCACATTAGCATATGCCTCAAAATTACTGTTCACGTTTATACCTTGTTTCATAATGGCTGGTCTGATCCAATGGAAAACCGACTTTTTCTTACTTCTGCTAAAATCATGGTGTAGGACTCAAAATAGTGTTCAGATATTAGCCAATGTGATTGTTTAAAACAAGTTCCTGGTTTGAAATTCAGTTTGCTTGTAATCTAAATATGCAGTTAATGCGATGGATTTCACTGTTTGTTAGGAATGGGTTAAGTGAATATAATACAAGTATACAACTATACAAGTAACTAGACTCATATTTAGGTTTTTTGGGAGTTAAAAGGGAAAGGAAGTTGAGGTCTACGTCGGAGGAGGGAAGAGAAATCCCTCACCTAGTTTGAGAGTGTTTTCGGAGGGAAAGTAAAAGcttctaagttttttttttttttttttttttgacaaatatttttAAGTTATAACCAATATTTTATGTTTCTGGTGTATTATAAGAAGTGGGAAAGGATTTGAGTAATTTTTCAATCCCTCCAAAACTGTCCCTTCCCCTTTCAACTCCCAAACAATTCCTTAATGTCTTATGATTTTGTATCAAGATGTGGGTTCAGGCTCATTAATGGAGAAATCTTTCACTTTTAGCTACCATTGACTGCCTAACATTAGTTTCAGACCAAAACTCAAGACCTTTGCATGTAATCATCTTAGTTTCATGGTAATTGACCGATTTTCTCAAGATAGTAATATAAAGAATATTTTTTCCAATGTTTAGAAGCTTGGTGGAGATAGTTGGAGCTGTATTTATTAATTCTATTGGCCTGCTAATTTGGTCATGTTTTTAAGTCTTCTGTATAATTTCCTTAACATCCCATGGTCTCCCCTCTACGGGGAATTTGTCTCTGTTAATTGTTTTCTGTTGGAGTTATGAGTTTTAGATAAAAGATGAagaattatgattatgatgtaATATGGTATAATAAACTTGATACAAGAGGCTAAACACTAACCCCTATTTATAAGGATACAAGACTCCTAATCCTAGGATACATTCTAAGATAAGAAACTCATCCCACAAGATAAACTTAGATACTCTAACATACTATCAAGATATTATACGACATTTTCTTATCTAACATTTTCATTATTACCAATTTGAGATTCAAACTCTATAAATTATAATAGTTTTACTTTCCCTAACTTTGCAGAGGGGAGACCAGACCGAACAGGTTTAAGGTTGTCCCATGAGCTGGCCAAGCTCGATGTTCCTGTGAAACTGGTGATAGACTCTGCAGTGGCTTACACTATGGATGAGGTAGACATGGTAATTGTGGGGGCAGACGGAGTTGTTGAAAGTGGTGGTATAATTAACATGATGGGGACATATCAAATTGCATTGGTTGCAAAGAGTATGAATAAGCCAGTCTATGTGGCTGCCGAAAGCTACAAGGTACTTTTCACTAGTTACTACCAACACTTATCAATCTAATATTTCAGTTGTTAGTACTATAGAATGCCTGCATCATTCTGTGAAGTGTTATATATTAAATAGGAATTGATCTTGTCTAATTACATGTTCTGTTTTACTCTGCAGTTTGCTCGTCATTACCCTCTGGACCAAAAGGATTTGGTGCCGGCCATACGACCAGTTGATTTTGGTGTACCTATTCCATTGAAGGTTGACGTTGAATGCTCTGCCCGGGATTATACTCCTCCTCAATATCTGACTCTGCTTTTCACAGATTTAGGTGTTCTTACTCCATCAGTTGTTAGTGATGAGCTCATCCAGCTATACTTATAATCACAGCATATAATTTTcgtctaatttttttaaacgtTGGCTTAAGTTCATGATAGTTTCTCTTATGAAACAATTTTGTAATACAAGTATGTGCGTTGGCAACTTCAGTATCACTGgggatagttttttttttaattgtatttgTTAGGCTAAGGTTCGAAGAAATGCAAGGGCTGCAAGTTCAACCCATATAACTGAATgtgaattataaataa from Trifolium pratense cultivar HEN17-A07 linkage group LG5, ARS_RC_1.1, whole genome shotgun sequence encodes:
- the LOC123885695 gene encoding uncharacterized protein LOC123885695 codes for the protein MVGPKRHFLPIILITLAAFIFYTYHNTSLPSSIIDSNPNFTLRNPIQINPNSIISPNFTFLIKVLAFNRFDSVSRCLRSLAAADYLGDRVHLHIYIDHFAFLTDDDSVDSKLSESRRILEFVDGFDWKFGEKVVLYRTGNVGLQAQWLEAWWPSSDDEFAFVVEDDLEVSSLYYEFVKTVIVNFYYNASNYSPSIFGVTLQRARFVPGKHGNKLQLDDQTRLFLYQLVGTWGQILFPKPWKEFRLWYDKNKAKGNKPFLEGMVTTGWYKKIGEKIWTPWFIKFIQSHGYFNIYANFLHERALSVSHRDAGVNYGKTAGPDSQLLEERSLDFNILEMQPLSSLKWFDFCFREVRPGRHVRNVEELGALLHSLQKRDSIFLVNLLGVSDAVVRNLLCHFERLNIRNYILMGPPSDSLFDLARRGHPVINVDQFVSSIGMNKLTLQGSSLETIKGIVAKAYVIKKFIENKYNTWVLDGSMLLTSDVLLESGDPKDDFCVANNLELFYAKSSPSSEKIWTNGFVSKVVAMADSLGRKDSTTLSFVYIVPKLLEQNGASIRRVDETSFGMKIGSSGLGKSSLGDKKLVYWSTEMELNSIQKRLEELNLWSIDSELSCTAVICHKS
- the LOC123885864 gene encoding translation initiation factor eIF-2B subunit alpha-like, whose amino-acid sequence is MESEAPTMENNPKISAYYQTRLAHFGVVSTEWLAQAQSATNPLPSSSTDSDTDKVTNFSVIDEFNRWRSHPDLAEAVAAIRALAAVISSSKASTMMQLEIELKNASDTLKAWDTTSISLTAASDLFMRYVTRTSALEFEDFNSAKSRLIERADKFGEISYKARKIIAMLSQDFIFDGCTILVHGFSRVVFEVLKLAAHNKKRFRVFCTEGRPDRTGLRLSHELAKLDVPVKLVIDSAVAYTMDEVDMVIVGADGVVESGGIINMMGTYQIALVAKSMNKPVYVAAESYKFARHYPLDQKDLVPAIRPVDFGVPIPLKVDVECSARDYTPPQYLTLLFTDLGVLTPSVVSDELIQLYL